The following proteins are co-located in the Halostella salina genome:
- a CDS encoding ABC transporter substrate-binding protein, producing the protein MTDDTNSRYGREEQTIDRRTMLKGGAVATAAMLAGCNSGGGNVDGEQVGTQQIRVGELSNFVDVARETANQWSEIGVDFELDTTTWNTFVGEAYTNQPENVSHTPWGSSPDRVDPDYFLSTYTSDSAVNIAGYENEEYDDLFDQQRAAYDPDERAEIIGQMQEILREDLPELTYVWPKATLPINTGQFDIQPTEFIGARTTGTMTVLTAEPVGDTDTLVVGAQQEIAIPNPLAPDSNDLQYLLKLAYDTPSRVGLDGDPINWSVEEYEQIDNTTIDMTLREGMTFHDGEPLTAEDLEFTFNFLMEYSFPKYDPFLSDVEDATMQTDRTVRVTLAQPNVAFLNSAMTFMNILPMHIWQDVPDQVDTPVNWDADVDELVGSGPLEITEITDTEIRYEAYDDHWATPEFDEFIFVNRASMEAIRADFEEQNIHMTTSSPPPSVTNALAENDYISKSSAASVLQMKMSFNVGTAPFDDRAFRHALMQATDPNRIIQIFYNGEADVGDGTLVHPQSSFAADLPNVERDIQGAKQTLRDAGYQYDNNDNLYYPEE; encoded by the coding sequence ATGACAGACGACACCAACTCGCGGTACGGAAGGGAGGAACAGACGATAGACCGGCGAACGATGCTGAAAGGCGGCGCGGTTGCGACGGCGGCGATGCTGGCGGGCTGTAACTCGGGCGGTGGCAACGTCGACGGCGAACAGGTCGGCACACAGCAGATCCGGGTCGGCGAACTGTCGAACTTCGTCGACGTGGCGCGGGAGACGGCCAACCAGTGGAGCGAGATCGGCGTCGACTTCGAACTCGACACGACCACCTGGAACACGTTCGTCGGCGAGGCGTACACGAACCAGCCGGAGAACGTGAGCCACACGCCGTGGGGGTCGTCGCCGGACCGCGTCGACCCGGACTACTTCCTCTCGACGTACACCTCCGACTCCGCGGTGAACATCGCGGGCTACGAGAACGAGGAGTACGACGACCTGTTCGACCAGCAGCGTGCGGCGTACGACCCGGACGAGCGCGCCGAGATCATCGGACAGATGCAGGAGATCCTCCGGGAGGACCTCCCCGAACTCACCTACGTCTGGCCAAAAGCGACGCTGCCGATCAACACGGGGCAGTTCGACATCCAGCCCACGGAGTTCATCGGTGCCCGGACGACGGGGACGATGACCGTCCTCACTGCCGAACCGGTCGGCGACACGGACACGCTGGTCGTGGGTGCCCAGCAGGAGATCGCGATCCCGAACCCGCTGGCCCCCGACTCGAACGACCTCCAGTACCTGCTGAAGCTGGCGTACGACACGCCGAGCCGGGTGGGGCTCGACGGCGACCCGATCAACTGGTCCGTCGAGGAGTACGAGCAGATCGACAACACGACGATCGACATGACCCTGCGGGAGGGGATGACGTTCCACGACGGGGAGCCGCTGACCGCGGAGGACCTGGAGTTCACGTTCAACTTCCTGATGGAGTACTCCTTCCCGAAATACGACCCCTTCCTGAGCGACGTGGAGGACGCCACGATGCAGACCGACCGGACGGTCCGGGTGACCCTCGCCCAGCCGAACGTCGCGTTCCTGAACAGCGCGATGACGTTCATGAACATCCTGCCGATGCACATCTGGCAGGACGTGCCCGACCAGGTCGACACGCCGGTCAACTGGGACGCCGACGTCGACGAACTCGTCGGCAGCGGCCCGCTGGAGATCACCGAGATCACGGACACCGAGATCCGGTACGAGGCGTACGACGACCACTGGGCGACGCCCGAGTTCGACGAGTTCATCTTCGTCAACCGCGCGAGCATGGAGGCGATCCGCGCCGACTTCGAGGAGCAGAACATCCACATGACCACGTCGTCGCCGCCGCCGTCGGTGACCAACGCGCTCGCCGAGAACGACTACATCTCGAAGTCCAGCGCGGCGAGCGTGCTCCAGATGAAGATGAGCTTCAACGTGGGGACGGCCCCCTTCGACGACCGGGCGTTCCGGCACGCGCTCATGCAGGCGACCGACCCGAACCGGATCATCCAGATCTTCTACAACGGGGAGGCCGACGTCGGCGACGGGACGCTGGTCCACCCGCAGTCGTCGTTCGCGGCGGACCTGCCGAACGTCGAGCGTGACATCCAGGGTGCCAAACAGACGCTTCGCGACGCCGGGTACCAGTACGACAACAACGACAACCTGTACTACCCCGAGGAGTAG
- a CDS encoding ATP-binding protein, which translates to MTDTERPGDGSTAFPFTALVNQTEMKRALLLNAVDPGIGGVLVRGERGTAKSTAVRALGDVLPDRTVVADCPYGCPPDDPARMCEDCRERHGEGDLPTETRPMRVVDLPLNATEDRLTGTLDIERALGEGEARFEPGVLAAANRNVLYVDEVNLLDDHLVDSLLDAAAMGENVVEREGISHRHPAEFVLVGTMNPEEGSLRPQLLDRFGLVVDVSGVQDVEERVEISERRAAFDADPAAFRAEYAADQQALTRRIVDARGRLSEVSLPDPLARAVAATNVRLGVDGHRGDTTLRRAARALAAFRGESTVTADALRDVAGVALDHRTVRLPFEEDAVAVDDALSDALAEYATPEAGPPN; encoded by the coding sequence ATGACCGACACCGAGCGACCGGGCGACGGATCGACCGCGTTCCCGTTCACGGCGCTCGTGAACCAGACGGAGATGAAGCGGGCGCTCCTGCTGAACGCGGTCGACCCCGGCATCGGCGGCGTGCTGGTCCGCGGCGAGCGCGGCACCGCCAAATCCACCGCCGTCCGGGCGCTCGGCGACGTGCTCCCGGACCGGACCGTCGTCGCGGACTGTCCGTACGGCTGTCCGCCCGACGACCCTGCCCGGATGTGCGAGGACTGTCGCGAGCGCCACGGGGAGGGCGACCTCCCGACGGAGACGCGTCCCATGCGCGTGGTCGACCTGCCGCTGAACGCCACCGAGGACCGCCTCACGGGGACGCTCGACATCGAGCGCGCGCTCGGCGAGGGCGAGGCCCGGTTCGAGCCGGGGGTGCTGGCGGCGGCGAACCGGAACGTGCTGTACGTCGACGAGGTGAACCTGCTGGACGACCACCTCGTGGACTCGCTGCTCGACGCCGCCGCGATGGGCGAGAACGTCGTCGAGCGTGAGGGGATCTCACACCGCCACCCCGCGGAGTTCGTGCTGGTGGGCACGATGAACCCGGAGGAGGGGTCGCTACGCCCCCAGTTGCTCGACCGGTTCGGGCTGGTCGTCGACGTGTCGGGCGTTCAGGACGTCGAGGAGCGCGTCGAGATCAGCGAGCGCCGCGCCGCCTTCGACGCCGACCCCGCGGCGTTCCGCGCGGAGTACGCGGCCGACCAGCAGGCGCTGACCCGGCGGATCGTCGACGCCCGCGGCCGTCTCTCCGAGGTTTCGCTCCCGGACCCGCTGGCCCGCGCCGTCGCGGCGACGAACGTTCGCCTCGGCGTCGACGGACACCGTGGGGATACGACGCTCCGCAGGGCCGCCCGGGCGCTCGCGGCGTTCCGCGGCGAGTCGACCGTGACCGCCGACGCGCTGCGTGACGTGGCCGGCGTGGCGCTGGACCACCGAACCGTCCGACTCCCGTTCGAGGAGGACGCCGTCGCCGTCGACGACGCGCTGTCGGACGCGCTGGCCGAATACGCGACTCCGGAGGCCGGACCCCCGAACTGA
- a CDS encoding VWA domain-containing protein encodes MTGAFPFTALVNQTEMKRALVLNAVDPGIGGVLIRGERGTAKSTAARALADVLPDQEAVTDCPYGCPPDDPARMCDSCRRRDGESLPTETRPMRVVDLPLDATADRLVGTLDIERALADGETRFDPGILAAANRNVLYVDEVNLLDDHLVDALLDAAAMGENVVEREGVSHRHPAEFVLVGTMNPEEGPLRPQLLDRFGLVVDVASVEAVDERVEISERRAAFDEDPDAFRAEYAADQRALTRRIVDARDRLDDVTVPPDVAAAISEHAVAGRVPGLRGDIAVRRTAVAAAALDGETEVADCHVAEARGLALAHRRPAEAYEAADDREAVLLPEDVDPGDPADAGDSAEADADGRVPVDSGRNDLITNVDSTYPIDRTAIDPSKDRTIRGEYGRRIPSKIRGRSGRYVGARRRDDPDDVAVDATLRAAARRQGTRSGGTDDGVDIRPDDVRGKLRERTAQGLLVLVVDASGSVMNGSQMRETKRAVLSLIEDAYRTRDRVAVVAFRGQNARVVVDPTRNVTRARRQLSDLRVGGNTPLCHGLASAYELVERERRRDADVYPLVVVFSDGKANVPYTDGADPEREVLEIAAAFETADVETAYVDTGHGLNDSTYSLWSDERARAAKREEFEWNRTVADALGAQYVPLIELPDGDYIER; translated from the coding sequence ATGACCGGCGCGTTCCCGTTTACGGCGCTCGTGAACCAGACCGAAATGAAGCGGGCGCTCGTGCTGAACGCGGTCGACCCCGGTATCGGCGGCGTGCTGATCCGGGGCGAGCGCGGCACGGCCAAATCGACCGCCGCCCGCGCCCTCGCGGACGTGCTTCCGGATCAGGAGGCAGTCACGGACTGCCCGTACGGCTGTCCGCCCGACGATCCCGCCCGGATGTGCGATTCGTGTCGACGCCGCGACGGGGAGTCGCTGCCGACCGAGACGCGGCCGATGCGCGTGGTCGACCTGCCGCTCGACGCCACCGCGGACCGCCTCGTCGGGACGCTCGACATCGAACGCGCCCTGGCCGACGGTGAGACGCGGTTCGATCCCGGGATCCTCGCGGCGGCGAACCGGAACGTGCTGTACGTCGACGAGGTGAACCTGCTGGACGACCATCTGGTCGACGCGTTGCTGGACGCCGCCGCGATGGGCGAGAACGTCGTCGAGCGCGAGGGCGTCTCACATCGCCATCCCGCCGAGTTCGTCCTCGTCGGGACGATGAACCCCGAGGAGGGGCCGCTCCGGCCGCAACTGCTCGACCGGTTCGGACTGGTCGTCGACGTCGCGAGCGTCGAGGCCGTCGACGAGCGCGTCGAGATCAGCGAGCGCCGCGCCGCCTTCGACGAGGACCCGGACGCGTTCCGCGCGGAGTACGCCGCGGACCAGCGCGCGCTGACCCGCCGGATCGTCGACGCCCGCGACCGCCTCGACGACGTGACGGTCCCGCCGGACGTTGCGGCGGCTATCTCCGAGCACGCCGTGGCGGGACGCGTCCCGGGGCTTCGCGGCGACATCGCGGTCCGGCGAACCGCCGTCGCCGCCGCGGCGCTGGACGGAGAGACCGAAGTCGCGGACTGCCACGTGGCCGAGGCCAGAGGCCTCGCGCTCGCCCACCGCCGCCCCGCCGAGGCGTACGAGGCGGCGGACGACCGCGAGGCGGTCCTGTTGCCCGAGGACGTGGACCCGGGCGACCCCGCCGACGCGGGCGACAGTGCCGAGGCGGACGCCGACGGTCGCGTTCCGGTCGACAGCGGCCGGAACGACCTGATAACAAACGTGGACTCGACCTATCCGATCGACCGCACCGCCATCGACCCGTCGAAGGACCGGACCATCCGGGGGGAGTACGGCCGTCGGATCCCCTCGAAAATACGCGGGCGGAGCGGGCGGTACGTCGGCGCACGCCGCAGGGACGACCCCGACGACGTGGCCGTCGACGCCACGCTGCGGGCGGCGGCGCGGCGGCAGGGCACGCGCTCCGGCGGGACCGACGACGGCGTCGACATCCGGCCCGACGACGTTCGGGGGAAGCTCCGCGAGCGGACCGCACAGGGGCTGCTCGTGCTGGTCGTCGACGCCAGCGGCAGCGTGATGAACGGCTCGCAGATGCGCGAGACGAAACGCGCCGTGCTGTCGCTGATCGAGGACGCGTACCGGACGCGCGACCGCGTCGCAGTCGTGGCGTTTCGCGGTCAGAATGCGCGGGTCGTCGTTGACCCGACGCGGAACGTCACCCGGGCGCGCCGGCAGCTGTCGGACCTCCGGGTCGGCGGTAACACGCCGCTGTGTCACGGCCTCGCGTCCGCCTACGAACTCGTCGAGCGGGAGCGCCGCCGGGACGCCGACGTGTACCCGCTCGTCGTCGTGTTCAGCGACGGGAAGGCGAACGTCCCGTACACCGACGGAGCAGACCCGGAGCGGGAGGTCCTCGAGATCGCCGCCGCGTTCGAGACGGCGGACGTGGAGACCGCGTACGTCGACACGGGCCACGGGCTGAACGATTCGACGTACTCGCTGTGGTCAGACGAGCGGGCGCGGGCGGCGAAACGCGAGGAGTTCGAGTGGAACAGGACGGTCGCGGACGCGCTGGGCGCGCAGTACGTCCCGCTGATCGAACTACCCGACGGCGACTACATCGAGCGATGA
- a CDS encoding oligopeptide/dipeptide ABC transporter ATP-binding protein, with protein sequence MSGEPLVDIRGLKKHYAAESGFFTRLLGRESKVEAVDDLDLTIDRGETLGVIGESGSGKSTLIETTLRLEDPTEGEIVFDGEDICDYSNKELRAFRERAQIIFQDPYETLNPRKTVFQAVAEPLKNFRDLSHDELQSKVEETLNDVGLNPADDYMELFPDQLSGGERQRVCIARAIVLDPDLLVADEPLSMLDVSLQSGILRLLDRLQEEHGFAMFYVTHNLSVVKLVADRIAVMYLGKVVEQGTADQIVEDPKHPYTRALVASLPTLTGDRERVLLPIPEDDDDRDIQGCQFHPRCPDAMPECSEAVPALDDSETDRQVACFLHHEVTEGDGEFAGTTSPSDEGMESDTRTEEPPQSETGAQ encoded by the coding sequence ATGTCGGGTGAGCCGCTCGTCGACATCCGCGGCCTGAAGAAGCACTACGCCGCGGAGTCGGGCTTTTTCACCCGGCTGCTGGGGCGGGAGAGCAAGGTTGAGGCGGTCGACGACCTCGACCTCACCATCGACCGCGGCGAGACACTCGGCGTGATCGGCGAGAGCGGCTCCGGGAAGTCGACGCTCATCGAGACGACGCTCCGGCTGGAGGACCCCACCGAGGGCGAGATCGTCTTCGACGGCGAGGACATCTGCGACTACTCCAACAAGGAGCTCCGGGCGTTCCGGGAGCGCGCGCAGATCATCTTCCAGGACCCCTACGAGACGCTTAACCCGCGAAAAACGGTGTTTCAGGCGGTCGCGGAGCCGCTGAAGAACTTCCGTGATCTGTCCCACGACGAACTGCAGTCGAAAGTCGAGGAAACGCTGAACGACGTGGGACTCAACCCCGCCGACGACTACATGGAGCTGTTCCCGGACCAGCTCTCGGGCGGCGAGCGCCAGCGCGTCTGCATCGCCCGCGCCATCGTGCTCGACCCCGACCTCCTCGTGGCCGACGAGCCGCTGTCGATGCTCGACGTGTCGCTGCAGTCCGGCATCCTCCGGCTGCTCGACCGGCTGCAGGAGGAACACGGGTTCGCGATGTTCTACGTCACGCACAACCTCTCGGTTGTGAAGCTCGTGGCGGACCGCATCGCGGTGATGTACCTCGGGAAGGTCGTCGAGCAGGGGACCGCCGACCAGATCGTCGAGGATCCGAAACATCCCTACACGCGGGCGCTGGTCGCCAGCCTGCCGACGCTCACGGGGGACCGCGAGCGCGTCCTCCTGCCGATCCCGGAGGACGACGACGACCGCGACATCCAGGGCTGCCAGTTCCACCCCCGGTGTCCCGACGCGATGCCGGAGTGCTCGGAGGCGGTGCCCGCGCTCGACGACTCGGAGACCGACCGTCAGGTCGCCTGCTTCCTGCATCACGAGGTGACCGAGGGCGACGGCGAATTCGCCGGAACCACGTCCCCGTCGGACGAGGGCATGGAGTCCGACACCCGCACGGAGGAACCGCCGCAGTCCGAGACGGGGGCACAGTGA
- a CDS encoding ABC transporter ATP-binding protein: protein MSLLSVRDLDVRYEVGDGQVHAVDGVSFDVESKSIVGVLGESGCGKSTLSKAIIGGLDDNAVVHSGEIRFDGEDLASLSDERMREIRWEQIAYIPQSAMGSLDPVYTIENQLVETIEAHRSDMSKADCVARAEEVLELVGISTSRLKSYPHQLSGGMRQRVLLAMALILEPELIIADEPTTGLDVLLRDKILNDIETYRDEFGVSALFVSHDIADLVETSEYLIEMYGGKITEQGPSKELFAEPVHPYTIGLKNSLPDLHDSTEEMIAMKMQPPNLLNPPEGCRFINKCPFAVEECESTHPEFREERPGIQSACYRSGEADQMRAEATEVSWTDVG from the coding sequence ATGTCGCTGCTCTCCGTCCGCGATCTGGACGTTCGCTACGAGGTCGGCGACGGCCAGGTCCACGCGGTCGACGGCGTGTCGTTCGACGTGGAGTCGAAAAGCATCGTCGGCGTGCTGGGCGAGTCCGGCTGTGGCAAGTCGACGCTGTCGAAGGCGATCATCGGCGGGCTGGACGACAACGCCGTCGTCCACTCCGGCGAGATCAGGTTCGACGGCGAGGACCTCGCCTCGCTCTCCGACGAGCGGATGCGCGAGATCCGGTGGGAGCAGATCGCGTACATCCCACAGAGCGCGATGGGGAGTCTGGACCCGGTGTACACGATCGAGAACCAGCTCGTCGAAACCATCGAGGCCCACCGGTCGGACATGTCGAAAGCCGACTGCGTGGCACGGGCCGAGGAGGTGCTCGAACTCGTCGGGATCAGCACGTCCCGGCTCAAGAGCTATCCACACCAGCTCTCCGGCGGGATGCGCCAGCGGGTCCTGCTGGCGATGGCACTCATCCTCGAACCGGAGCTGATCATCGCCGACGAGCCGACCACAGGGCTGGACGTGTTGCTCCGGGACAAGATCCTGAACGACATCGAGACGTATCGGGACGAGTTCGGCGTCTCGGCGCTGTTCGTCTCCCACGACATCGCCGACCTCGTGGAGACATCGGAGTACCTCATCGAGATGTACGGGGGCAAGATCACCGAGCAGGGGCCGAGCAAGGAGCTGTTCGCCGAACCGGTCCACCCCTACACGATCGGGCTGAAGAACTCGCTGCCGGACCTGCACGACTCCACCGAGGAGATGATCGCGATGAAGATGCAGCCGCCGAACCTGCTGAACCCGCCCGAGGGCTGCCGGTTCATCAACAAGTGCCCGTTCGCGGTCGAGGAGTGCGAGTCGACCCATCCGGAGTTCCGCGAGGAGCGCCCCGGGATCCAGTCGGCGTGCTACCGGTCCGGGGAGGCGGACCAGATGCGGGCGGAGGCAACGGAGGTGAGCTGGACCGATGTCGGGTGA
- a CDS encoding M29 family metallopeptidase: MRATDRALGIRNYVANWAEVSEGEEVVVVADSYANEDVVNEVAAEARSQGANVVVTWIDFNEIQAQGGGPIIDEALKSADKMLRLTFATSHDRGTQKAIMEHGLEMYSVANPHDPEFFAQEAAEYPVELVLEIEKKALDITRAGSEIRVTCEKGTDVTATYNPEDWGGDFGTVPADEKRPGTYPATFPGAIAGVLPPQETSGVVYYDAFSGVGVGDEPIKLTFEDNYCTNIEGGRAADELADIVEGIPNVGFCEEFMFGLHPKVRDAPLDQKPIPNEAERRYGNIHIAIGNMRCFSMYPFEETGGHELHLDGFVLDPTIEIDGEPVVKDGKLTFLDDPAIREVAAKHGDPDKLLKQK, from the coding sequence ATGAGAGCGACTGACAGAGCACTAGGGATTAGAAACTACGTTGCCAACTGGGCGGAGGTCTCGGAGGGCGAGGAAGTGGTGGTCGTCGCCGACAGCTACGCCAACGAGGACGTAGTGAACGAGGTCGCCGCCGAGGCGCGGTCACAGGGGGCCAACGTCGTCGTGACGTGGATCGACTTCAACGAGATACAGGCCCAGGGCGGCGGACCGATCATCGACGAGGCGCTCAAATCCGCCGACAAGATGCTGCGGCTGACCTTCGCCACGAGCCATGACCGCGGGACACAGAAGGCGATCATGGAACACGGGCTGGAGATGTACAGCGTCGCCAACCCGCACGACCCCGAATTCTTCGCGCAGGAGGCGGCGGAGTACCCCGTCGAGCTCGTCCTGGAGATCGAGAAGAAGGCGCTCGACATCACCCGTGCCGGCTCCGAGATCCGCGTCACGTGCGAGAAGGGCACCGACGTGACCGCGACGTACAACCCCGAGGACTGGGGCGGCGACTTCGGGACGGTCCCCGCCGACGAGAAGCGGCCCGGTACCTACCCCGCGACGTTCCCCGGGGCGATCGCCGGCGTGCTCCCGCCACAGGAGACCAGCGGCGTCGTCTACTACGACGCGTTCAGCGGCGTCGGCGTCGGCGACGAGCCGATCAAGCTGACGTTCGAGGACAACTACTGCACGAACATCGAGGGCGGCCGGGCGGCCGACGAACTCGCCGACATCGTCGAGGGCATCCCGAACGTCGGGTTCTGCGAGGAGTTCATGTTCGGCCTCCACCCGAAGGTCCGCGACGCGCCGCTGGACCAGAAGCCCATCCCGAACGAGGCCGAGCGACGGTACGGCAACATCCACATCGCGATCGGGAACATGCGCTGTTTCAGCATGTACCCCTTCGAGGAGACCGGGGGGCACGAACTGCATCTCGACGGGTTCGTCCTCGACCCGACGATCGAGATCGACGGCGAGCCGGTCGTCAAGGACGGGAAACTCACTTTCCTGGACGACCCGGCGATCCGAGAGGTTGCGGCGAAACACGGCGACCCGGACAAACTGCTCAAACAGAAGTGA